One window from the genome of Spirochaetota bacterium encodes:
- the nikR gene encoding nickel-responsive transcriptional regulator NikR: MNNIIRFGVSIDEKMLQHFDNLITEKGYVNRSEAIRDLIREMLIKDEISDPEKEIMGILVLIYSHEVRELSDRLNDIQHNCYQNIVSTLHVHLDKHNCLEVLLIKGKAKIVKDIADHLISVKNVRHGKLTITTTGEHLS, encoded by the coding sequence ATGAATAATATAATACGATTTGGTGTTTCAATTGATGAAAAAATGCTTCAACATTTTGATAACCTTATAACTGAAAAGGGGTATGTCAACAGATCCGAAGCTATTAGAGACCTGATTCGAGAGATGCTAATAAAGGACGAAATATCAGATCCTGAGAAAGAAATTATGGGAATACTTGTCCTCATTTATAGTCATGAGGTGAGAGAATTATCAGATAGACTTAATGATATTCAGCATAATTGCTATCAAAATATTGTATCTACACTTCATGTTCATCTTGATAAACATAACTGTCTTGAAGTATTGCTAATTAAGGGCAAGGCCAAAATTGTTAAAGATATTGCTGATCACTTGATTTCGGTTAAAAATGTAAGGCATGGTAAGTTGACCATTACAACTACAGGAGAACATTTGTCATAA